In the Populus trichocarpa isolate Nisqually-1 chromosome 1, P.trichocarpa_v4.1, whole genome shotgun sequence genome, one interval contains:
- the LOC7491458 gene encoding plasma membrane-associated cation-binding protein 1 produces MGYWKSKVLPKIKKVFEKDSTAKKAAAAEAIKNFDESKEEISKEYEEKRTELGPKVIEIFEASTAEIKTLVKDPKEAGLKKQTTSVQKFLDELVKIEFPGSKVVSEASSKFGPAYVSGPIFFVFEKVSTFIPVEEKAVEPPAPETKTEEATSSTEKEIVVEEEKKTEVVAAEASEKTEPVAEPPAKVEEAEPPKP; encoded by the exons ATGGGGTATTGGAAATCAAAGGTTCTTCCAAAGATCAAGAAGGTTTTTGAGAAGGACAGTACTGCCAAGAAGGCAGCTGCAGCTGAAGCTATCAAGAACTTTGATGAGTCTAAG GAGGAAATCAGTAAGGAGTATGAAGAGAAGAGGACTGAACTTGGACCTAAAGTGATAGAAATCTTTGAAGCTTCAACAGCTGAAATCAAA ACCTTAGTCAAGGATCCCAAAGAAGCAGGATTAAAGAAGCAAACTACTTCAGTTCAAAAGTTCCTTGATGAGCTTGTTAAAATcg AGTTTCCAGGATCAAAAGTAGTATCTGAAGCATCGTCAAAATTTGGACCAGCCTATGTTTCGGGTCCTATTTTCTTCGTTTTCGAAAAAGTCTCAACCTTTATTCCGGTAGAGGAAAAGGCAGTTGAGCCACCAGCACCTGAAACAAAAACTGAAGAAGCAACTTCTAGCACAGAGAAGGAGATAGTagttgaagaagagaagaaaacagaggTAGTAGCAGCGGAGGCTTCAGAGAAGACTGAACCAGTGGCTGAACCACCTGCCAAGGTGGAAGAAGCAGAACCACCAAAGCCATGA